One Echinicola strongylocentroti DNA window includes the following coding sequences:
- the traN gene encoding conjugative transposon protein TraN, whose amino-acid sequence MKNTMIIFAILFSLHTGSLSAQQQLKIRPITKDAVLPAYPVSVGWDHTTALVFPGKVVSVDRGHGSVMAKVEEKAPNLLLLKAGKRSFSPTNLHVVTADARLYHFRISYDESLARSSINIARQELRFWENVRLAASRLAADELERTGDAVMEEEAFLRRTSKDYRMKFRLEGIYQKEGLLFFRFRVANRSRLPYSVEGLLFTITDKKQAKHASLREGFLDPLLLEWQDGKGIAGHRSNALVAAFPKFTLSDNKQLVIQLKEKNGDRNLRLKVRGRDILKTRNLTDVQPETE is encoded by the coding sequence ATGAAAAACACCATGATAATTTTTGCGATCCTTTTTTCACTCCATACAGGATCGCTGTCCGCACAGCAACAACTGAAAATACGGCCCATAACCAAAGATGCGGTGTTGCCGGCCTATCCGGTCAGTGTTGGCTGGGACCATACCACCGCACTGGTTTTTCCCGGGAAGGTGGTGAGTGTAGATAGGGGACATGGCAGTGTCATGGCCAAAGTAGAAGAAAAAGCACCCAATCTGTTACTGCTAAAGGCCGGGAAGCGCTCCTTTTCCCCCACCAACCTACATGTGGTCACCGCCGATGCCCGGCTGTACCATTTCAGGATCAGCTATGATGAATCACTGGCACGATCTTCCATTAACATTGCCCGTCAGGAGCTGAGGTTCTGGGAAAATGTACGGCTTGCCGCTAGCAGGCTGGCGGCTGATGAGCTGGAAAGGACAGGAGATGCCGTGATGGAAGAAGAAGCGTTCCTTAGAAGGACGTCCAAGGATTACCGGATGAAATTCAGGCTGGAAGGTATTTACCAAAAGGAGGGATTGCTCTTCTTTAGGTTCCGTGTGGCCAACCGCTCCAGGTTGCCCTATAGCGTGGAAGGCCTACTTTTTACCATCACCGATAAGAAGCAGGCCAAACATGCCTCACTACGCGAAGGATTCCTTGACCCGCTCCTGCTCGAATGGCAGGACGGGAAAGGGATTGCTGGTCACCGGAGCAATGCCCTGGTAGCGGCCTTTCCAAAATTTACCCTTTCGGACAACAAGCAGTTGGTCATACAGCTCAAGGAGAAAAACGGAGACAGGAACCTTCGCCTAAAGGTCAGGGGCAGGGATATCCTGAAAACACGGAACCTGACCGATGTTCAACCTGAAACCGAATAA
- the traJ gene encoding conjugative transposon protein TraJ has protein sequence MKKAAITLLFALMAVGVQAQGVSGGAGGLHQVLDRLYVDMVPLASELIGAGRALAGFAAIFYIGSRVWGHIARAEAVDFYPLLRPFALGMAIMLFPSVLHLMNAVLSPLAGATGKMVEGSNAAIERLLAEKQRALESTQYWEMYVGESGSGDRDSWYEYTHPEGSEEGFWDGLGNDIKFAMEKASFNFSNSIKKWMSEVLEVLYQAAALCINTIRVFYLIVLSILGPIVMGISVFDGFQQTLRSWIARYINVYMWLPVANIFGAIIGKIQENMILIDIGQVENAGKTFFSSTDTAYLIFLVIAIIGYFTVPSVANYIVYSAGRDTLLHKTSSMVTSAPVAAAKTLT, from the coding sequence ATGAAAAAGGCTGCCATCACATTATTGTTTGCCCTAATGGCCGTGGGCGTTCAGGCCCAAGGCGTGAGCGGAGGGGCAGGGGGGCTCCATCAAGTGTTGGACCGCCTCTATGTGGACATGGTACCGCTGGCATCCGAGCTGATCGGGGCGGGCAGGGCACTTGCGGGGTTTGCGGCAATATTTTATATCGGAAGCAGGGTATGGGGACATATCGCACGGGCAGAGGCGGTGGACTTCTATCCGCTGTTGCGCCCCTTTGCCCTGGGCATGGCCATCATGCTCTTCCCTTCCGTGCTCCATTTGATGAACGCAGTACTTTCCCCACTGGCAGGAGCCACCGGAAAAATGGTGGAAGGATCCAATGCGGCCATCGAAAGGCTCCTTGCCGAGAAACAACGGGCCTTGGAATCCACCCAATATTGGGAAATGTACGTGGGGGAAAGCGGCAGTGGTGACCGGGATAGCTGGTACGAATACACCCATCCCGAGGGCAGTGAAGAGGGTTTTTGGGACGGGCTGGGCAACGACATCAAGTTTGCCATGGAAAAGGCCTCCTTCAACTTCTCCAACTCCATAAAAAAATGGATGAGCGAAGTCCTTGAAGTGCTCTATCAGGCCGCAGCCCTGTGCATCAATACCATCAGGGTGTTCTATTTGATCGTGCTCTCCATATTGGGGCCGATCGTGATGGGCATCTCCGTATTCGACGGTTTCCAGCAAACCCTCCGCTCCTGGATAGCCCGCTATATCAACGTGTACATGTGGCTCCCCGTGGCCAATATCTTCGGGGCCATCATCGGGAAGATCCAGGAGAACATGATCCTGATCGATATCGGCCAGGTGGAGAATGCGGGCAAGACCTTCTTTTCTTCCACCGATACGGCCTACCTGATCTTTCTGGTCATTGCCATTATCGGCTACTTTACCGTCCCCTCGGTGGCCAACTACATAGTCTATTCAGCAGGCCGGGACACACTGCTCCACAAGACCAGCAGCATGGTGACCTCTGCACCCGTTGCGGCCGCCAAGACCCTTACCTGA
- a CDS encoding TerB family tellurite resistance protein yields MKHYLTMLLLMGSLCGLPRVAVSQVGESAQLLLNVEKLNQFKQILDDMYTGYRTLSRGYNAVRDIASGNFSLHKLFIDGLSAVSPVVKRYHKVGGIINYQKLVLEEYRRAYRQFINRGNFNRGELDYLAMVYGNLLDMSARNIEELLLVVTGGKLQMTDEERMAAIDRIFDEIKDRYVFVRIFNNEAAVLNRQRKQASANLETIKSLQP; encoded by the coding sequence ATGAAACACTATTTGACCATGCTATTGCTTATGGGCAGCCTGTGTGGCTTGCCGCGGGTGGCGGTGTCACAGGTCGGCGAATCCGCCCAGTTGCTGCTCAACGTGGAAAAGCTGAACCAGTTCAAGCAGATCCTCGATGATATGTACACGGGCTACCGGACTTTGAGCCGTGGCTATAATGCGGTAAGGGACATTGCCTCGGGCAATTTCTCCCTGCACAAGCTCTTTATCGATGGGCTCTCCGCTGTCAGTCCCGTGGTGAAACGCTACCATAAAGTAGGCGGGATCATCAATTACCAAAAGCTTGTCCTGGAGGAATACCGCAGGGCCTACCGCCAGTTCATCAACAGGGGGAACTTTAACCGTGGGGAGCTTGACTACCTGGCCATGGTGTACGGCAACCTGCTGGACATGAGTGCCCGCAATATCGAAGAGCTGCTGCTGGTGGTCACCGGAGGGAAACTGCAGATGACCGATGAGGAAAGGATGGCGGCCATCGACCGGATCTTTGATGAGATAAAGGACCGCTATGTATTTGTGCGCATCTTCAATAATGAAGCGGCGGTACTGAACCGCCAGCGGAAACAGGCTTCTGCAAATCTTGAAACCATCAAATCCCTACAGCCATGA
- the traK gene encoding conjugative transposon protein TraK: MFEHLTNIETAFQHVKRFSLVLSIGAVLLALGAILLSYRFQQQAAERVYILLDGKVMEALADSRQGNLNVEAREHVIRFHDRFFGLSPDDDLIEQRLAEAMYLGDGSVRDAYQVLREQGYYDRLVTGNISQEIYADSIALDMGQSPYRFWYYGSQVITRPTSKLTRRLVTTGVLREMARSRNNPHGLLIEKWETLENKDLKIEKR; this comes from the coding sequence ATGTTCGAACACCTGACCAATATCGAAACTGCCTTCCAGCATGTGAAACGCTTTAGCTTGGTGCTGTCCATCGGGGCGGTACTGCTGGCCCTTGGGGCAATATTGCTTTCCTACCGCTTCCAGCAGCAGGCCGCAGAGCGGGTATACATCCTTTTGGACGGGAAGGTAATGGAGGCCCTTGCCGATAGTAGACAAGGCAACCTAAATGTGGAAGCAAGGGAGCATGTCATCCGTTTCCATGACCGTTTCTTTGGGCTTTCCCCGGATGATGACCTTATCGAACAAAGGCTCGCCGAGGCCATGTACCTTGGCGATGGGTCAGTCCGGGATGCCTACCAGGTGCTGCGGGAGCAGGGCTATTACGACAGGCTGGTGACCGGCAACATCAGCCAGGAAATTTATGCCGACAGCATAGCACTGGACATGGGGCAAAGCCCTTATCGCTTCTGGTACTATGGATCCCAGGTCATCACCAGGCCCACTTCCAAGCTGACCAGAAGGCTGGTCACCACCGGTGTGCTCCGGGAAATGGCCCGGTCCCGCAACAATCCCCACGGCCTGCTTATCGAGAAATGGGAAACACTGGAAAACAAGGACCTCAAAATCGAAAAAAGATGA
- the traM gene encoding conjugative transposon protein TraM, with amino-acid sequence MKRPNTRQRTLLLVLPLFVLPLVLAFAWAGQGLRNKDDAERLPMRLRADLPGPQLETRELGKMELYQKKAKADQRKREMARMDPYLRKREQPTAGKSSELLPLSKKGSLDHSETELMEKLEQLDRQLVRPREDFTPERSPHRPAPVKKEIPSGLERDIAQLEGLMDRMQPNGPDPEIQQLEGMLEKILDVQHPERVRERLRNKQLEKTRFTVEKESKGLSEIKKRGAMDTRRQEQNAFYGLEQHQPMAHVLEPAISAEIAEETVLEREGRIKLKLLEKVRVNGMEYPSGSIVYGRASLDGDRVQLTVSSLRSGNHILPVSLDAYDHDAMAGIPIGGNLGKELQQGAGDALVTGMPNMSSGMTLETQMASAGVSAAKGLFRKKNKAIKITLKAGHPILLVNTENA; translated from the coding sequence ATGAAAAGACCCAACACAAGACAACGGACCCTGCTGCTGGTCCTTCCACTGTTTGTCCTTCCCCTTGTCCTCGCATTTGCCTGGGCAGGGCAGGGATTACGAAATAAAGACGATGCTGAACGATTGCCCATGCGCTTGCGGGCCGACCTTCCCGGGCCCCAGCTGGAAACACGGGAACTGGGCAAAATGGAACTCTACCAAAAGAAAGCCAAGGCAGACCAGCGTAAACGGGAAATGGCACGGATGGATCCCTATTTAAGGAAACGGGAACAACCAACGGCAGGCAAGTCCAGCGAACTCTTGCCGCTATCCAAAAAGGGAAGCCTCGACCACAGCGAGACAGAGCTGATGGAAAAACTGGAACAGCTCGATCGGCAGTTGGTGCGTCCAAGGGAAGATTTTACACCTGAAAGGTCGCCACATAGGCCAGCACCGGTCAAAAAAGAAATCCCCAGCGGCCTTGAAAGGGATATTGCCCAATTGGAAGGGCTGATGGACCGTATGCAGCCCAACGGTCCCGATCCCGAAATTCAGCAACTGGAAGGCATGCTCGAAAAGATCCTGGATGTCCAGCATCCTGAACGGGTAAGGGAGCGCCTACGTAACAAGCAGCTGGAAAAGACACGATTTACCGTCGAGAAGGAATCAAAAGGGCTTTCAGAAATTAAGAAAAGGGGAGCTATGGATACCCGCCGGCAGGAACAGAATGCCTTTTACGGACTGGAGCAACACCAACCGATGGCACATGTCCTGGAACCCGCCATCTCAGCAGAAATTGCAGAGGAAACCGTCCTGGAAAGGGAAGGGAGGATCAAGCTGAAATTATTGGAAAAGGTGCGGGTAAACGGGATGGAATACCCCTCGGGAAGCATTGTTTATGGCAGGGCCTCCCTGGACGGGGACCGTGTGCAGTTGACGGTCAGCTCCCTGCGGTCGGGCAACCATATATTGCCCGTGTCACTGGACGCCTATGACCATGATGCCATGGCGGGCATTCCTATCGGTGGAAACCTTGGGAAAGAACTCCAGCAGGGCGCCGGTGATGCCCTGGTGACCGGAATGCCCAACATGTCCTCGGGGATGACCCTGGAAACACAAATGGCCTCGGCAGGGGTGTCCGCAGCGAAGGGGCTTTTCAGGAAAAAGAACAAGGCCATCAAAATAACACTGAAGGCCGGACATCCCATTTTATTGGTCAACACCGAAAATGCATAA
- a CDS encoding class I SAM-dependent methyltransferase, whose translation MNSKQIISRNIEIFYEKVSEENRLNKGMGIFEFERIKLLIEKYTPGSNTKIIDVGGGTGKYSEWLAKNGHQVHLVDPVSKHIKIAQNRADKLKNKFSVHYGESRKLKFPNNYADLIILHGPLYHLQKKEDRDLSIQEAKRVLKNNGIILAFAINYTASTLVGLLNGLIHKSTFLEMCMEELTTGKHNPPDDFPWLLAEAYYHKPEQLKEEFINQGLIYINMYAIEGMAWLDKDYFANMLNDKRKKTLLELIQVTENDPYLLPFSPHMMIAVKK comes from the coding sequence ATGAATAGTAAACAGATAATAAGCAGAAACATAGAAATTTTTTACGAAAAAGTATCCGAAGAAAACAGACTCAACAAAGGGATGGGGATATTTGAATTTGAAAGAATTAAATTACTCATAGAAAAATATACACCAGGATCAAATACAAAAATAATCGATGTTGGGGGAGGAACAGGAAAATATTCGGAATGGTTAGCTAAAAATGGGCATCAAGTTCATTTGGTGGACCCTGTTTCAAAACATATAAAGATAGCCCAAAACAGAGCGGATAAATTGAAAAACAAATTTTCGGTTCATTATGGTGAATCACGAAAATTGAAATTTCCAAATAATTATGCAGACTTAATAATCTTGCACGGACCACTTTATCACCTTCAGAAAAAGGAGGATAGGGATTTATCCATTCAAGAAGCTAAAAGAGTTTTGAAAAATAATGGAATTATACTGGCTTTCGCCATTAATTATACAGCATCGACTTTGGTTGGACTTTTAAATGGACTAATTCATAAAAGTACATTTCTTGAGATGTGCATGGAAGAACTGACAACGGGAAAACATAATCCACCGGACGATTTTCCTTGGCTATTAGCCGAAGCATATTATCACAAACCTGAACAATTAAAAGAGGAATTTATAAATCAAGGACTGATTTATATTAATATGTATGCAATAGAAGGGATGGCTTGGTTAGATAAGGATTACTTTGCCAATATGTTAAATGATAAACGAAAAAAGACATTATTAGAACTTATCCAGGTTACAGAAAACGACCCCTACCTTTTACCATTTAGCCCACACATGATGATAGCAGTAAAAAAGTAA
- a CDS encoding TlpA family protein disulfide reductase codes for MKQFLTFVSLMLLGCCCQKENDEKMTIEGMISGNVPGKIEYTVPLNGISYFGFENSVQPDSLGHFKISLSLDKASFIELSNGHEPYGTIVAEPGMLYRVQIKQKKGDVQFTVKSKNSKGQELYNQNPNRSMLSGHFELEARKYSEDSVPAEIMQGLGKSRLRNVAKYDSLLDAGIISKRFHELVIADQIYFYAGARTSIALMNYLLSERNKIILTEEEYSRLWGDTFKEFSVGDPNLMRSPWFFYYVKSYLWYKDFVEGKVNPEDLSETKKQRLIHTRHIDLAKKYLTGKQLEYYCAAYIYMEAISKNYEKELVTLFEQFEKENPSSEYIPYIESEIIPIIAFHRKQDEVLNENIHFLEDVNSINSLKEAVKSINSQKIYVDIWATWCGPCKQEFKHNDRLYDLLSNEKTTMLYISVDKDDKVEKWREMIKYYQLEGYHLIANKDLYKDLRRLRGKDTFGIPWHILTDGNGNVIEKYAGGSTEIETLEKQLQDN; via the coding sequence ATGAAACAATTCTTGACCTTTGTATCTCTAATGCTATTGGGCTGTTGTTGCCAGAAAGAGAATGACGAAAAAATGACCATAGAGGGAATGATTTCGGGTAACGTGCCTGGGAAAATTGAATATACTGTTCCGCTCAACGGAATCAGCTACTTCGGATTTGAAAATTCCGTTCAACCTGATTCACTAGGTCATTTCAAAATATCCTTGTCGCTGGACAAAGCAAGTTTTATAGAGTTATCAAATGGCCATGAGCCATATGGGACCATAGTTGCAGAGCCAGGAATGCTCTATAGGGTTCAGATCAAGCAAAAGAAGGGAGATGTCCAATTTACCGTTAAATCAAAGAACAGTAAAGGGCAAGAATTATATAATCAGAATCCCAACCGAAGTATGTTGTCAGGTCACTTTGAGCTGGAAGCCAGGAAGTACAGTGAAGACTCCGTACCTGCTGAAATCATGCAGGGCCTAGGAAAAAGCAGATTAAGGAATGTTGCAAAGTACGATAGTTTACTTGATGCAGGCATAATCTCAAAAAGGTTCCATGAGTTGGTGATCGCTGATCAGATTTATTTTTATGCTGGGGCCCGAACGAGTATCGCTTTAATGAACTATCTATTGAGCGAGCGCAATAAAATTATTTTAACCGAAGAGGAATATAGCCGACTATGGGGGGACACTTTTAAGGAATTCTCCGTTGGCGATCCGAATTTAATGCGTTCACCATGGTTTTTTTATTACGTGAAATCATATCTATGGTATAAGGATTTTGTGGAAGGCAAGGTAAACCCCGAAGACTTGTCCGAAACCAAAAAACAAAGGTTGATTCACACCCGTCACATAGATTTGGCCAAAAAGTATTTGACAGGAAAGCAGCTTGAGTATTATTGTGCTGCATATATTTATATGGAAGCTATCAGCAAAAACTATGAAAAAGAACTGGTTACGCTCTTTGAACAATTTGAAAAAGAAAATCCATCCAGTGAATATATACCCTATATAGAGTCCGAAATAATACCCATCATTGCTTTTCACAGAAAGCAGGATGAAGTGTTAAATGAGAATATTCATTTTCTGGAAGATGTAAACAGTATAAACTCGCTTAAAGAAGCCGTGAAATCCATCAATTCCCAGAAGATTTATGTTGATATTTGGGCCACCTGGTGTGGGCCGTGCAAGCAGGAATTCAAGCACAATGACAGGTTATATGATCTATTGAGCAATGAAAAAACCACTATGCTTTATATTTCTGTCGATAAAGATGATAAAGTGGAAAAGTGGAGGGAAATGATAAAATATTACCAATTGGAGGGGTATCACCTTATAGCCAATAAAGATCTTTACAAAGATTTGAGGCGGTTACGAGGAAAGGATACTTTTGGAATCCCTTGGCATATTTTGACTGACGGGAATGGAAATGTGATTGAAAAATATGCGGGTGGTTCCACTGAAATTGAAACGTTGGAAAAACAATTACAGGACAATTAA